In the genome of Malania oleifera isolate guangnan ecotype guangnan chromosome 5, ASM2987363v1, whole genome shotgun sequence, the window taaacttttacaaccccaaaactaagaatcttaacccatacctcaacttaggagtgtTTCtcgaaaagcccagtttagaaaattGCTCTGCTGGATGTGTAGAGAATTTTCCTTAAAACACCGTAGTAGACTCCGATTGTCGATTCGGGCTAAATCTGAGCCGAAAAGTTAGAGAGAATGCAAAgaggcgttttagagagagaaattcaaaggaaaaatggatttcCTTCACTAAGAAGCTTCCTTAGATCTTTTATACTCGAAGTCGATGATCTTTAATAGAAcactcgtcgacggggacatgaaactcgtcaacgaggtctgttgttcccttctttcaaaatttttcccttttttcctttattccttttttatctattccatttatcatttttctaattatttaaccattaaaattttccaggtcattacagtttTGATTTCACTATTAAACCTCCTTATGTAACCGACGAGCAAACTTTACTATACAAATTGATGAGAGGAATGGTTACAAAACCATTCAAAACCTCCACATAAATTCCTATAAAACATATGTAACCTGCAAGCACAATAATGCCCATTAATGCCAGATTAATGAAGGGTCAACCACCACCATTATAAGAAGGGACTTAGAGAAGAGGTAAGCACCGCACTCATACTTACTCTTTTTACTGTTGCAATTCAAAGTCTCTCATTAGTCtattacttaggcatcagagtgatccccccatgttaattcaggtgtaatcccaagagggggggtgaattgggtatttaaaagtattttggtatttcaatccttaattAAAAAGCCAACCATACAAGCACAAATTTGGATACGCACCGATTTCAATATGATTTAATTCGtagatatctcaattaattcagtattttccAATTAAcctcacgtattttagatattcaaatatgtcaatatttaaaacatgcacaacagatataatataaatataagtgcggaaatatatagagagatagagagagaacgCAAACAtcgaatttttaacgaggtttggccaaactcaGCCTGCATTCTCACCTTGGGCAAAAcagccaaggattccactaaactgcTCCTTAAATCCGGGCGAAACTTCCTGTTACAAactcgctgcttacaagaggcacagtttcctcctactccgctgcttacaagaggcacaatttTCTCTTACTCCGTTACTtataagaggcgtagcttcctccttcctagttcacaacccaaactATTAATACAATAGTTAAAtgaaattcctgaacactcatatgcttctcaaacaagttaatgagtaaaataaaattcctaaaacataCTCACAGGATATAatcttgaagctcaatgagtgtatgtgaatccttttccaccaatttatgcgattatgaaCCATTTTTTTTGACAAACTCAAGAAATGCTTATATAAAtggaataatttttttgaaagaaaaacttCTTTTAGTTTTCAAAAGCTTCTAATTTTAAGTTCTAAAAATTTGCTTCTTGAAAGTTGGAAAAAAAATGTTTGACAAATATTTTATGCAGaactcttattttttaaaataaaagtttaCATGAAAAAGAAGGTCAAACTTGTTGTGCGTTATTTGGGTGACAAAATGGGGAATGAAGATAGAACCACCAGTCATTCCATTTTGTTTGGGCCTAATTTGTAAGCAAACCCATGCAACACAATTTTACAATTGCAGGCATTATTGTTCAAAGTAGATATATAcaattcattaataaaattaaaaaattacatCCATCTTATTTTACTCAAGTCTCAaagcataaaaattaaaataaataaataaataaataaaggaacaCAAATATATTTGGTTTGTCATTATTTTTAGAAACTCCATAATCATCTGCTTATGCTGGCAACAATGGATCTAATATCATCACGATCATGGAATGAATATTGGGAAAAAATGGCACGCTCTTCCAGTATTCTCTTAAGAAGTTTATGTTACAGACAGTGAATGCAAGGCCAAAAAGAACAAACAAATTTTTGTTGAGTACTCTGTGACAATGCAATTTCCATTGCAAATGGAACTACCCAACCTAATTCTAGCAAAGATGTAATGGTCTTCAAGTTATCCATGAATGATCTGCCCAAGGATTTATCCCTGCTCTGCCCCCACCACAGCAGACAGCCAAAGAACCACAAAAGAGAGGGTacaagagggaaaaaaaaaaaagattaaaaattggATAAAATTTATTCGTATAGGAATTGGATGAATTGTCATAGTTCAGTAGTAGAATGATTTGGAATGCTCTGTAAAAACATTGCCCTTGCAGCAGGGTCAGAAGAGAATCGACCCAGGACAGCAATTGTAGCTGTACTACTCCTAATCTTCTCAATCCCTCTAGAGATCATGCAGGTATGGATAGCCTCCACTGCTACCATTACATCTCCACCTAACAAAGATGAAACAGTCTCAGCGATCTGCCTGGTGAGCCTTTCCTGCACTTGGAGCTTGAAACTATGGAAATGTACTATTGACTGCAGGGTGGATTTCCCAATTTGATCGGCTGCTTCAGCACAGAAGTATCCTATATGCACCACACCATGAAAGGGAAGTAGATGATGCTCACACTGTGACCAAAATGACAAATTTAACTCAGAGTGCATTTGTTCTTCACTGCAAATTGATCTAAAAGAATTTATTTTACTGTTGCCACTGCGATGTAACTTCATctccaaattataatttttaaagttcATCAACCACTTCACAAAACGATTTGGAGTTCCTGCAAGTTCTTTCCTCAATGGATCTTCACCCAACAACCTGAGAATTGAAGCTACTGCAGAAATCATTCCCAGGTTGGAAGAGCCTATTATGGAGGATATTTTAGCAGTTGAATACTTGGAAGGACACCAATGTTGGTTGGGCAACTCTTTCTGGAAAGTTTTCTGCATATGTACGCCCTTGAATTTTAGAAGACTCAAAAAATCACTCCACACATCTGCCTTCTCATTCTCAAAAACACCTGAACCCGAAGAAACCAACACCTTCGCCCATCCATGCTCATTTGGATCGAGAAAGGGAGATTCAATTGTTGGGAAGTGAATGTGCAAACACTGGAGAATGACAGCAACACCTTCTGGCTTTATTCCACTGTGTAAAGCTGAACACACTTCATCAGCCAAACGTTGAGGTTCTTGAAGCCTTTTTGCAAAAATATCAGCAACTCGGGAAAGCTTGCTCAGGCCAAGAACCTGCTGCCCAGATGGAATGTAACCCACATGACACTTAACTTGGAATGGAAGCAAGCAAGACTCACAATATGAGAATATATCAAGATCCCGCACTATGACAAGCCCCCCAGCTCCTCCTGCATGACCTACATGACCATCCAAACCAGCTTCTGGGAACAAAGCACCTTGGACAATGTCCTTCACCTTTTGTCTGTATCCTGAAAATGTAAGAAAACATGCTTGTTAATAATATCCAAATCGAACCTCCTATCCATTTTCACTAAAAGTAATTCAAGCAAATTTTTTATGTTGACAAATAGGATATCAGGGGAAAACAAGCATTTTATTTTGTTGTTAACAGAATCCCAACCAAACGTAAAGGAATGGCAATGGAGACATGCCTAAAACCAGAGTAAAATATAAACCCATAGTCCATAGAGCAACACAATGCAGGCAACAACCAAGACAAAAACATGGAGAAGTACAGATCCTAGTTCTAATCCTACCAGGCACAGATGACTCCTTGGTGCAGACCAAGGCCTAGATGGCCCACTTTACCTGGTGCTATGGTCAAGGTACTATGGCACCCAAAGTAAAAAAGAATAAGGCAGTTGAAACTTTCAATATAAATCAGAAACTTAAATAAGAATCGAAGAACATATATTTGTTATTGTTTCGAGTATCTCAAGgaaaaaaatattgaagttaCCTACAGTTATTAattataaatttgatatttttctaaaatttaaatagCTGATCAACCTGAAACACAATTTTAATGCAAATTTAAGCCCACTCTTCAGAGTTTTCTGCTCATATTTCAAACTTGTCATTCATATAAACAATGAATAAGACGCAAGCTCTTTGTAATTTCCACAGCAAACAAAAACTAGAGTTTCTACTTCAGGTATTTTTAAGATATGTCTACAAGACAGTTTCCATCACATATAAAGAAAGCTCAAAaagacataataataataataataataataataataataataataataataataataataatatctattACTTTCTAAAAATAGGGAACATATTCAGGATGGTACTGCCAAATGCCACAAATTAATTTGATTTGAAATCAGTATATAGACATCTAATGAACCTTCAtcatgagagagagaaaaaaaaaaaaaaagtttccaTTTTGGGAATAAAATATTTCAGGGCGGCCTAAAATAGCAAACCAAAAATTCACTCAAAATTTTTAAGGACAGAAGCATTAATACTTATTTTAACAGATGAACAGGTCACAGTTTAAATGTTTGTTAGAATAAGTGGaccataattacaaaaaatattttcctccaGCTTTCTTgctattgtatgtatgtatgtgtatatatattgcaGTATATATGCATCTATAAGACTGCATTTGCATATAGGAAAaactattgaaaaaaaaaaaggtttaaaaatCATACATCTTATCCATATAAAAAGATGACAAAGACAGGATACAAATCACTAGGACCATAAAGAACATGTTTTGATCTATCCACAATCTCTACTGAAATTTATCATCCAAATTACTATCTTTTTTCGATATATTCTTCTGGCTTTCCTGTATGAAAATTGTAATATT includes:
- the LOC131155643 gene encoding GTP cyclohydrolase 1, yielding MGALDEGHFDEELENGMKLDYVDLGVEEEAETIGIEDAVKVLLQGLGEDINREGLRKTPLRVAKAFREGTRGYRQKVKDIVQGALFPEAGLDGHVGHAGGAGGLVIVRDLDIFSYCESCLLPFQVKCHVGYIPSGQQVLGLSKLSRVADIFAKRLQEPQRLADEVCSALHSGIKPEGVAVILQCLHIHFPTIESPFLDPNEHGWAKVLVSSGSGVFENEKADVWSDFLSLLKFKGVHMQKTFQKELPNQHWCPSKYSTAKISSIIGSSNLGMISAVASILRLLGEDPLRKELAGTPNRFVKWLMNFKNYNLEMKLHRSGNSKINSFRSICSEEQMHSELNLSFWSQCEHHLLPFHGVVHIGYFCAEAADQIGKSTLQSIVHFHSFKLQVQERLTRQIAETVSSLLGGDVMVAVEAIHTCMISRGIEKIRSSTATIAVLGRFSSDPAARAMFLQSIPNHSTTEL